The stretch of DNA ATTGATACGATACGTACTCGGTTAATTAAAGCGGCAAGTAAAGTCGTGAAATCAGGTAGATCCCTTTACTTCAAACTATCATCGAGTTTTGTGTATCAAAATTTCTTTTGGGATGTACTGAATCGAATTCAAAAACTACAATTGGAATGACCAATAGAATACTTCTCATAACTGAAAAAAATAAATTTTTCAGTCAAGGGGGAAGTATGCCCAAAATACCAGAGTTGTTCTATTGAAAATTCAGTTATTTTATGAATTGGCTACGGTTCTTAATTAAATACCGTTATGTTCAACTAATTTAACAAATTTTATCAAATGGGATTTGTAGCTATGAATATTTCAGGTTGAATAGACTATATTCAATACACACTACTAATTCAAAACCCTATCCTATTACACTTTCTGATGAAGAAAAAGAATTCGTAACCAAATTTTACAATGTCGTTTTACAAAAAAATTCATATAAAAAAATGGAGTCAGTTAGTGATAAGCAGATTAAAAAAACATTTGCTCCTTCTGATGGCACATATAACTATGAGTCAATTTCTTCTGGAGAAGATAACTTAGGAAGAATTGTTAATAGTTTAATCTCTTTTATGAGAATCAGCAAGTCAAGAAAAGGAAAAAACGACTGTTTTAATGGGATTTTTTGTATAGATGAAATGGAAGTAAGTTTACATCCAGTAGCACAAAAAAATTTATTTGACTTTCTCTATAGATGGTCTAATCAATATAAAATACAAATTATAGCAACAACTCATTCCTTACCATTAATAAGACACTCAATCGAAGGTGAAAAGAAAGGAAAAATAATAAAGAATTATTACCTTTCAACACTTTATACAGATGAAATTGATGTCATTAAAAATCCTTCATATGAAAATATCTATAGAGAGCTTACATTTGATTACAACCAAACTGAAAAAAAAGAATTACCTAAGATAGATATACTATGTGAAGATGATTTAGCTAAACGATTTATTAGATATATGGTTTCAAAGCAAGATATTCTAAAAAGAATTAATTTTATTCCTTTTGATGACACAGATGGATTTCCATATACATTCCTTACAAAGCTTTGTAATACCGCTAGCTCTTTTGTCAAAAATACAATTATAATATTCGATGCTGATATTACTGATGGTGACCTAC from Bacillus xiapuensis encodes:
- a CDS encoding AAA family ATPase; the encoded protein is MNRLYSIHTTNSKPYPITLSDEEKEFVTKFYNVVLQKNSYKKMESVSDKQIKKTFAPSDGTYNYESISSGEDNLGRIVNSLISFMRISKSRKGKNDCFNGIFCIDEMEVSLHPVAQKNLFDFLYRWSNQYKIQIIATTHSLPLIRHSIEGEKKGKIIKNYYLSTLYTDEIDVIKNPSYENIYRELTFDYNQTEKKELPKIDILCEDDLAKRFIRYMVSKQDILKRINFIPFDDTDGFPYTFLTKLCNTASSFVKNTIIIFDADITDGDLQKIKKRDNILRLPDHSLKLPIEQLFVKYIFDKDKNDEIFSKVLKMPKAAFISTLNDANIYIKNDNSFKEIEARHFKKWFKINEKIVKKLFNNFSKNVTGRESFVKELVQKLNKINVRNGYPEIKI